The Plasmodium cynomolgi strain B DNA, chromosome 5, whole genome shotgun sequence genome segment TTTGCAACGTCAATCGGACGTACCAGTTTGCGCTCAGGGTGAAGAATGTGGGTACAAGGAGGGGCGTGTTTGAGCTCTCCCTGGATGATTATCCAGGGGGGAGTGCGAAGGAGTGCACAGATGATGAACAGGTGGAGTGTGtgcagagaaggaaaaactcaGACAAACGTCACCTCTGCAACTGCCGCGATGAAGACATGCTGGTTCGGATTGACCAGCCTTCCCTTGACCTGGACGTCAGCGAAACGAAGACCATCAATATCACCGTCAGCAGTAAAGCGCAGGGGAAAATGCACAAGGAGTGTAAAGTCATTTCGAATCAACATAGCTACTTCgtggagaagcagaaaaatatCACCCTCCTGGCTATTTTTACCAACAGTCATACCTCCTTCCTGttcgaaaatgaaaaaacgaatcTCGTGAATCTTCATTGCTTGTACTATGGCAGTAGGAAAAAGTATcaggggaaaataaagaatgaaaataacTACGGCATATTTTGCATCCCCCGGGTGGATGCCGTTAATGTGTTTTACTCCAAGGAGGACCTTCAATCGTATGCGGTAGGCAAAGGGCTGGACCTGGACCGGATATGCCGCGGTAAACACCACGCGGGTGTGCCGCGTTAGAGGACTAACCCCCTACACACGTGCACAAACAGCATGCTAATGACGTGTAGTAATGGAACGTGCTTTTCTCCACGCCAATCTCAAACCGTTGGACGCGCCTCACCCATTGGTGCTTCCCCCATTGCTGccctccccatttggcacGCTATCCACCCCCCCCTCGCATCGCAGATGTATACattgaggaggaagaacacCTAagcgaaggagaaaaaaaggaaaaggaaaaactgttCGCCataacgaagaagaagctaaAGGGAGAGGAACACATAGGCGTTACTTTCTGCAGGGCGGAAGGATACCCAATTGAAAGGCTATCCTATCAAGAGGTCACATTTGAGATTGAGTCCAAGCGTGACGCCGGCCTTTTGCACAGACTCAACAGGGACACAGCCTACCTGCTCAACTTCCCTGTCGTGGTGGAGTTGTCTCTGCGGGTGGGGCGGTCGCGCCACGAAACCAGCCAGGTAGGCAGCTCAACGAAGCGGGTAGACAGCTCAACAAAACGGGTAGATAACTCAACAAAACGGGTAGACAACTCAACGAAACGGGTAGACAGCTCCACCAACCAGATTCACAGCTCCACAGAACGGGCGCACCTCTCACCCCCTGAGGGCGCTCACACGTTCGACGAGGAGGTTAAGCTCTTCGCGGTCTTCTGCCTCACCTTCCCCTGCGTCCTCCCCAGCACCTACCTTCTAAACTATGACAACATAGCCCCCAACGAGGGAAAAACACTCATCCTAGAgctaaaaaacaaaaataaatttctaaAAGTTAACTATACCCTTTCCAAGATCCCCTACTTGACAttgagcaaaaaggagggagtAATCTCCCCACAGGGAAAAGAAGTCCTATCGTTAAAACTCCAATGTGACAGCGTTAAAACGATAGACGAATATATGTACctatatttttgcaataatttatatttcatcGTTCTTCTTGTGAGGGGGAACATCACTTGTACGAACGCATTACGGAAGGGATCGTCCTCCATTCTGCTTGACCCGAAAGGGAACTCATTTAAGAGGAACCCCCCACATGGTAATAACATCAAACAGAACCATGACCAagtatatgaacaaatactGAGCAATCTAGAACTAGAAAAAGTGGACAGAAATTTTTACCAACTTGATGGAACGCTAGACAAATATAAGTACAACGAGAAATTTATaaactttttaaagaaaaataaaaaaaaatacaacgaTGTTTTGAAGCTCATGTatgaggagaggaagaagggggaggagtcAGCCCGGAGTGGGACCCAGAGTGGGATGCAAAGTGGGACCCAGAGTGGAGGCTCCCCTGAGACACGTGAGCACATGATGAAGGGGACAGACAGACTCTCCAAAATTGTCAAagataaatttatatacatgaATGATCCCCCAGTGGAGCGAATCAGCAACACGTGCATCCAGAAGGGGGTCTACGAACGAGAGAGAAAGAAATAcatcaaaatgaagacacaaaatttgaaaataaaaaatggggaagatgCACAAGGAGGGAATGAACAACCCTATTTGCTCCAGTTTGACATGCTAGACGAAGAAGAACTGAAGAATGTCCAATTCGTAAGGAACATCCAATTTGGGTATGTCTTACTCGGAACAGATTACAGCAAAAAGTTTGTCGTCTTTAACCGAAATAAACACTGCAACGTAAAAGTGGTCCTCACTCATAGTGATAACGTCACGACTGACGGGGAAAACCTTTTAGTAGTTGAGAGGGACTctcacaaaatgggcaatGTCAAGCTGAATATAAAACGGCTTTCGGGAGAGAAAGAACCTCATCAGGATGGTAAAAGCTACGACCATATTTGTGTTAACGATGGTGACATTAAAAGTCAAACTGGAGTttctacttccttttttcagagcgacaattttttaagcgcTGGAGGTATTTCCACCCTCGAGGGAGACACACTCACAGCTCCATGTGCAGACTCATACAAcgatttcttcctcctcaaaaattttgaagagaaAATATCCCTACTAATTAATGACTCGCATGAGAGCGCGGTGACTCTCGGGGCTACTCTCGTCTTTCTAAATGTCCTCGTCAACCCGCGTACTCTCTACTTTCACTTCCGCGATGAGGACGTCGAGATGCTTTGTGAGCGCCAGCTGGTTTTGTATAACCCCTTCAACGTCCCTCTGCGCGTGGGGATGGTCTGCAACCGGGAGCTCGTTGTGTTGGACCGGGAGATCTCGGTAAGCGTGGTCAGGGGTCGCATCGTAGCGGTGCATCTCTGGGCAGCGCTTTTAGCTGCCCCTTCGTAGCTGCCTCTTCTCAACCGCCTCTTCTCAACCGCCGCTTCTCAACAACACTGAGTGGTCTCATGTGGACCCCCCATTCATGCCCACTTTAGGTACCACCCAATTCGCACAAAATAGTCCCCGTCAATTTTGTCGCCACGGAAAGTGCCACCAGCGTGGCTGAGACCATTCGGCTCTACTTGGATGGGAGCAGGCTCTACAAAAGGTGCGTTTCCGTGTGGGAGGTTAGCTTCCCCCCATATGAGAAGCCTCCCAGATGAGAAGCCCCCCAGATGAGCTGCTTCCCAGATGAGCTACCCCCCAGATATACGCCATTTCGAAACTTCCACCGCCCCCCCCCTACTGCGCAGCTTAAAGTGCAAATGGATCGCCAACAAGTGCTCCTACAGAGTGACCCCTGCCGAGCTAAACTTTGAAAACGTTCTCCTAAACCAAAATTATGtgaaggatttttttctaatcAACACGGGTAGGTGCCCCTGGACTGAGTTAATCTCTGCTGGCATGTCTTCTCTCCCCGTGCAAGCTGCGAGGTGTAGCTACGCGTGAAGTGTCTACTCGAAATTGCTTCTCCGGAGATGTGTGGAGACGCATGCTCGTTACGGATGGAGCTTTCTTTGGTCACACCCGAtcagccatttttttgtccggCTGGGTCTCATCGTCGCTGATGTTTGCTCATGCCTGCTGGTGCCTGCTCATGCCTGCTGATACCTGCTGATACCTGCTGATACCTGCTGATACCTGCTGATACCTGCTGATACCTGCTGATACCTGCTGACACCTGCTGACACCTGCTGATACCTGCTGGTGCCCAcacctcccccctcccctgcaGGAGACTCCACTGTGGTGTTCCAATGCAGCTACAAACCGGATTGTGTGAGTTTACTCTCCAAGTATAACtatgtgaagaagaatgagaaaatcaaaatttcTGTCCTCCTCAATTTAAGggaagccaaaaaaataaaggacaaAATTGTTCTGGCCGTTAGGGGGGCGCCTcagttgcttctccccctgagTGCCAAGGTGAGCGCACTGCGACTTCGTATATGTGCAGATGTGAagatgtgaagaagcacacCTGCCTGCGTGTGACGGAGCTAAACTGCCTTCCCAATTCATCACTTCATTCCCATGCTGTCACTTCCGCAGGGCACCCCCTCCAACGTACTCATCAGCGACGGGCTTCACATCCGACAAAGAACAGGAGAGCTCAAGTGCTACGAAGTGAAAATACTGAACAGAGGACCATGTGATGAAACCATCCTCTTAGACACATCATCTGTTGACTTCCTAAACatccaaatgggagaaaaaaaggaaaggaaaaggaccTTCTCTGAGTGTATCGGCAAAGAATACAAAGATGCGAGTATAAAAGAAGATGTCGTAACGGTGGAGAGGACTTACAACGATGAATACGATGACCTCCTGACAGATGAATGTGCAAAGTATCAtaacaacaattttttgaagCTGCACAATTTGGTATCAGCCTTCTACCAAAATAAAGGGCAAatcctttttaaagaaaaaagagaaataaaaaacatgtaCAGAGTTGTGGTGCCATCCAAATGCTTCCTCCCTTTGTGTATTCAATGCTACTCCTCTAGGACCATGAGGAAAGCAATTACCTTTCAGAGTTTACTCAATCGTAATAAAGTTGCATACGAAAAATCGGAAGAATTAATAAAAGTAGACATTGAAGAAGGGCACTTGGAGGtatctcccccttttctccACTTCACTGATTTGCTTCCTCACCAGGCTGACGAAGCTTacatatcatatttttcgaGAGAGAGGACGAAAAGGTTGACAATCAGAAATGTGTTCAGTCAACCTGTGCAGTGGGCAATCCGCTTGGATGAGGAGAAGCGCAGGGAACTCTACATGGTTCGACATgcgcacagggggggggcgaAAATTGATGAACGGAAGGGAGAAGCGGGGAAGTCGAAGAGAGTGGGAAGCGTCATAGGGGGGACCGCCAAACCGGGAGGCGCAGTCAAATCGCACGAATCGGATGGACCCACCGAGGAGCGCCAATACCAAGTGCACCCCAGCAGGGACCGAGGCATTCTACAACCAAACGAAGAGACGACGGTGGATATAAAGCTAAGCGGCTTCAAACTGTGCGGAAGGTATGTGGACGTGCTAGACATCTCTTCCTGCCTCTTGGGTTCCCACAGTGCGGGAAGCAAGGTCGGCGGCATGGTTGGCGGCAAGGACGACGGCAAGGGCGACGGCAAGGACAGCCACAGTGACAACCACAACTACAGCCACAATGACAACCGCAACGACAGAGAAGCGGCACCAGCGCAAAAGCAAGAAACAGAACATGAGATCCATTTCTCCCTCTACATGCTCATACGTTGCGACATACCGAAGCTTCAGTTCGACGTAACCTACATAAACATAGTCCACAACAAATTAAACGATTAttgttccttccccttcGACATATACAGCCATGGGTACAACTACGTTAGGGTTCATTCCCATTTCAAGAATCTGCACCCAGAATGCTTTTCCATCTCCTTCGACTTCATCGATGGAAATGAAATAACCGAACAGGTGAAGAAGCTGCGCATGTCGTTAAAGTGCAAATCGTCCAGGTGTTTGAAGTTCAAGTCGCAGATCGTCTTTAGCGTGATGGACCATCACCAGTACACCATTCCGCTGTTCGTGAGCATCGACGAGGGAGTCGACTTCCTGCTGGGGAAGGCGGCCAGGGAAGAGGCAGGCGAAGGGATCGGCCAAGAGGTCGGCCAAGAGACCAGCGAAGAGACCCGCCAACAGACCCGCCAACAGACCAGCGAAGAGATCCACGAACCGCTGGACGATATGGCGGACGACCTCCCCCCTGAAAGCAGCCCCAAAGGAGACTCCAAGGGTACCCGCCCTGGAGGGAACCACAGCGAAGGCATAATCATAGAGAGAAGTCTACACCAGCATATGAACACAGCAGGCATCCAATTTGATAAACAAAACGAacttctctcctttttttgcaaaaatgtggaggaaataaaaaggggaagtactAACGGAGATATATACAAAGGACTCAAAATTAGTAAAATCAGAAACGTCTACTACAataaggaggaagaaggggtgTACCCACTGAGAGAAATTATTGGAGATtaccttttcgtttttgtccaaaaaattttgttacaaaaaagTTACTTCCCCCAGGTGATTGAAAGCACAAACGatttgtttctcttttttgtggaCCTTCTATTCGACCTCTTTTCTTCTATTTATCCAAACAGAACTCTTCATAACATTATTTTCGAACTCAAGAAGCATCGAACTGTTGAGGTGAAGGACATGGAGCGACAAGACTTTCTGGATGAAAAGTTTacgaaaaatgtgaaggccCTTTGGGAGTGCTTGAAGGAGGTAGGCCCATTAGCCACTCCTTCGTTTGGCGGCCCAGTAGTCCGTTCCTCCGTTCGGCGGCCCATCATTCCGTTCCTCCATTCGGCGGCCCATTAGTCCGCCCTCCCCCACATGGCTCACTCCTTTGCATGCCTACTTTATCACCCCACTTCGACAGGAACGCATCCCAGTGGATCACATCATTTACGAAAATTTGTTGCCAGCGGATCTGTACCTTCCTCACATTTTGGACAAAGTACCGGACTACTTCCATGTTGAAGAAAaggacgaggaggaggagtacTATGGCGAGAACACAGGGCACCTATCCATGCAAGACTTCGAATCATTTTTGctaaatggaaataaaaaggtattCTActttgaacaaatttttaaaacacatGTAAGACTATTCAGTTACTCCTGGATCACTATCTTCCTCGAGATATTaaacagaaatttttttggcggAATCAACATCAGCTCGTTGATCAACCAGCGTGGGATTAAACTGTACAGCATAGAAAACAAGCTGaacgaaaatataaaaatgtgtaaaattaGCTACCTTGTAATTCTAGATACACAAGACATGGAGCTAAACAAGCATGTCTCATTTTTAAGTGACAAGAAGGGCAGATCCAGGAGAAAGGACGCCAGGAGTTTGACAAGCCTGCAGATTAATAGCGCTGGTACTGCTACACTAAATGTGGCGGGGCCATCTCTGAATACTCGTAGTGGTAATCTCACTTATAGAGATAACAGCACCTCCCagagaagcgaaaaatatgctcataattatgtgaagaaaaggacTACCAAGGATAAAACTTGCTACGAAATGAACTACTtcaatttttacgaaaataatttcatcgacttgaaaaaaattgtcaacaAAATTAGTAGTTTTTGCTGCCCCTCGGGGGTAGAAGTAGAAGAGCAACCAAATGGGACGCAAGAAACGGTGCAGGGGAATAACGAACTGGAGAGCGCCAAAGGGGATACAACCATGGGGGGGAATAtcccaaggggggggaaaaagaacacaCCTTTTAAGAAAGAATCGACCAAGGAGGTCGCCAAAGGGGTCGCCAAAGGGGGCGTCAAAGAAGCCACAAAAGAGATCGCCAAAGAGACCGCCAAAGAGATCGCCAAAGAGACCGCCAAAGAGACCGCCAAAGAGACCGCCAAAGAGACCGCCAAAGAGACCGCCAAAGACGAGCCCAGCGGAATTCTCCTCTTCAAAAGCGCAGAGTGCATCCTTTTCGAGTGGCTCTATTTTCACTACAACAATGTGTATCACGCGAAGGTGGAGGATAAGCGGTACGTGTTTAAGGAGGCCCGTGGGGGAAGTGACGATGAGTTGTCCTATACGAAGGGAGACCCGAATGAAGCGCGCAGAAGAGGTAGCCCCTGTGGAAGCCCCAGTTGCGTCCCAAGTGACTCCCACCGTGGTAGCGCTTCGGGGGAGCTGGGCCCAAGTCAGGTGCAGAAAATCCCCAAGTTGAGCAAAATAAACTTCCaggtagaaataaaaaggaagaaaaaggaggtcgaaaaaaagaaaaaagcaaaaagcaTCCACGAATTGAAGGACCTAGTGATGATCCTCTACACCATCATTTCGCACATCCCCTATTACCTATtctttaaaaacaaaattaaagtgAAATGCAAATCAAGAAGGGACTACAACCATAATATAGACATTCT includes the following:
- a CDS encoding hypothetical protein (putative); the encoded protein is MPGEAQNKFDLVDVKPKFLEFHYECTDSVETFLENKKKVIKRERLKIKNICTKTQNVTICESDSKCLKIKGLKKTKLAPGTSAQIFIEFSFADVNFKTSKLGKKDHILDVVNSLESTSYVTIQSEYTTISIPIYIKKSIPVFAYDDIINFGVCNVNRTYQFALRVKNVGTRRGVFELSLDDYPGGSAKECTDDEQVECVQRRKNSDKRHLCNCRDEDMLVRIDQPSLDLDVSETKTINITVSSKAQGKMHKECKVISNQHSYFVEKQKNITLLAIFTNSHTSFLFENEKTNLVNLHCLYYGSRKKYQGKIKNENNYGIFCIPRVDAVNVFYSKEDLQSYAVGKGLDLDRICRDVYIEEEEHLSEGEKKEKEKLFAITKKKLKGEEHIGVTFCRAEGYPIERLSYQEVTFEIESKRDAGLLHRLNRDTAYLLNFPVVVELSLRVGRSRHETSQVGSSTKRVDSSTKRVDNSTKRVDNSTKRVDSSTNQIHSSTERAHLSPPEGAHTFDEEVKLFAVFCLTFPCVLPSTYLLNYDNIAPNEGKTLILELKNKNKFLKVNYTLSKIPYLTLSKKEGVISPQGKEVLSLKLQCDSVKTIDEYMYLYFCNNLYFIVLLVRGNITCTNALRKGSSSILLDPKGNSFKRNPPHGNNIKQNHDQVYEQILSNLELEKVDRNFYQLDGTLDKYKYNEKFINFLKKNKKKYNDVLKLMYEERKKGEESARSGTQSGMQSGTQSGGSPETREHMMKGTDRLSKIVKDKFIYMNDPPVERISNTCIQKGVYERERKKYIKMKTQNLKIKNGEDAQGGNEQPYLLQFDMLDEEELKNVQFVRNIQFGYVLLGTDYSKKFVVFNRNKHCNVKVVLTHSDNVTTDGENLLVVERDSHKMGNVKLNIKRLSGEKEPHQDGKSYDHICVNDGDIKSQTGVSTSFFQSDNFLSAGGISTLEGDTLTAPCADSYNDFFLLKNFEEKISLLINDSHESAVTLGATLVFLNVLVNPRTLYFHFRDEDVEMLCERQLVLYNPFNVPLRVGMVCNRELVVLDREISVPPNSHKIVPVNFVATESATSVAETIRLYLDGSRLYKSLKCKWIANKCSYRVTPAELNFENVLLNQNYVKDFFLINTGDSTVVFQCSYKPDCVSLLSKYNYVKKNEKIKISVLLNLREAKKIKDKIVLAGTPSNVLISDGLHIRQRTGELKCYEVKILNRGPCDETILLDTSSVDFLNIQMGEKKERKRTFSECIGKEYKDASIKEDVVTVERTYNDEYDDLLTDECAKYHNNNFLKLHNLVSAFYQNKGQILFKEKREIKNMYRVVVPSKCFLPLCIQCYSSRTMRKAITFQSLLNRNKVAYEKSEELIKVDIEEGHLEADEAYISYFSRERTKRLTIRNVFSQPVQWAIRLDEEKRRELYMVRHAHRGGAKIDERKGEAGKSKRVGSVIGGTAKPGGAVKSHESDGPTEERQYQVHPSRDRGILQPNEETTVDIKLSGFKLCGRYVDVLDISSCLLGSHSAGSKVGGMVGGKDDGKGDGKDSHSDNHNYSHNDNRNDREAAPAQKQETEHEIHFSLYMLIRCDIPKLQFDVTYINIVHNKLNDYCSFPFDIYSHGYNYVRVHSHFKNLHPECFSISFDFIDGNEITEQVKKLRMSLKCKSSRCLKFKSQIVFSVMDHHQYTIPLFVSIDEGVDFLLGKAAREEAGEGIGQEVGQETSEETRQQTRQQTSEEIHEPLDDMADDLPPESSPKGDSKGTRPGGNHSEGIIIERSLHQHMNTAGIQFDKQNELLSFFCKNVEEIKRGSTNGDIYKGLKISKIRNVYYNKEEEGVYPLREIIGDYLFVFVQKILLQKSYFPQVIESTNDLFLFFVDLLFDLFSSIYPNRTLHNIIFELKKHRTVEVKDMERQDFLDEKFTKNVKALWECLKEERIPVDHIIYENLLPADLYLPHILDKVPDYFHVEEKDEEEEYYGENTGHLSMQDFESFLLNGNKKVFYFEQIFKTHVRLFSYSWITIFLEILNRNFFGGINISSLINQRGIKLYSIENKLNENIKMCKISYLVILDTQDMELNKHVSFLSDKKGRSRRKDARSLTSLQINSAGTATLNVAGPSLNTRSGNLTYRDNSTSQRSEKYAHNYVKKRTTKDKTCYEMNYFNFYENNFIDLKKIVNKISSFCCPSGVEVEEQPNGTQETVQGNNELESAKGDTTMGGNIPRGGKKNTPFKKESTKEVAKGVAKGGVKEATKEIAKETAKEIAKETAKETAKETAKETAKETAKDEPSGILLFKSAECILFEWLYFHYNNVYHAKVEDKRYVFKEARGGSDDELSYTKGDPNEARRRGSPCGSPSCVPSDSHRGSASGELGPSQVQKIPKLSKINFQVEIKRKKKEVEKKKKAKSIHELKDLVMILYTIISHIPYYLFFKNKIKVKCKSRRDYNHNIDILLIMLSEMKLSSLISRVVLLQFNYIHIYLFLASLYFILPSYLPSYYLVLDDFSAYKVDLSLINDEVVNSRKKGKSQPMGKGQQPTKGEQPTKGKQPTKGKQPIMGQQPTKGKQPIMGQQPTKGPLPPQNKTNAHTDGENEKTGCGDGQTVADERVITVYNLNSHKCKYEVFLIGCNKYQIDRNCMSIDPLKSEQIKLKIDKGYDEKVLRHSYHTSIKLSYLKKRRHKGDMCDGEKLHFEDSYSVSSCSSEECQCPSDGADKVDAGTDEESRVNPGENYAILVLRAESNHLQDEKDSEKYICIKLVERGEKGKIELTPPGANIRGKQNEGNNVNANVHNGGTRSEVNKMRTANSSQLNIMLNDSEIKCFNLRGKVYERKAMELNLFNNTGKEVEVNSNLYHLYVKDLKKEEKRKENFEAEVVNRWGGDHMGGHNQCAVCALVNTNLRSHLRSHLGSHLSGTPTHFSCFHLVEKSRFSCLQNEKKKIQVQFCPFAEGTYFCFLLFNVNDKKTNYVVSACKVNCSFNINNVKEEEIIKMSSKTFSFSYHLKVCPVNREFLKCVKFILCNLNSLEEKHFLSYLRDYLEDIHKGRDHFFLMCDNEEKLIIEKGFATFGPLDYDKYVEKIAYSEGVDIEQLYELVKKEVNYVCTLRIAEQSNGVFEYKCALVRQRNIPQGRSQLSSYEQIRKLHIKEQKEICDPFYKVYKIIASVNDANSTQSLSITFKTSAFLMAKKAIPLYNYTNGVVTYRRVYSDVVDENNKIVRYNIFSCPEYIEIGKDVESVNFEVSCYSIIGLTCSCCITLYNVKNEEEQIKINVQANVMKPYPKDTIHLKLLNRMRKTAQIEIYNELNSHCEFKVYSDLSILFGVKKIEMLPRQRKAYTFFITSAHIGEYMGCIIFKFHKLLRSGGGEEKTSDAFFPFANYFFWYKLNITVELNKPLKILFLETNVGEEVNKEIVLKNNGNENEDYFLLAYMNEYIERRQVQVPKNDIYVYNIKYAPKIPNYFNGGASGGSAPGSAPGSTAEHALGSPPERALGSPPEEGSAAGGEKDPTVQRDLQNFYFPQNGDSDWCGAPGGEIPRCYGDAEKKRGDEPDHGGKGAPEGSPREEAYSGKRSPEGSPNQGAALKQKHKPFPPNEKKIFEDLITYCKKYIKVDISYRPQNIGFFFIYNKNEGINYYILILLSRMRTELKVENFSTCLSKSCFLHLHFKFNEQDKRYVHLMQRMGEDPCSGNYHYEIGEGVKYPQGGRNALLEGNFQRGAAHTCRAYQAYDDHASAASAASAASAPAAARDEWGGEAERRNANNHADAPIYKGNHPCSGDAADQVNHELKCIYLSNRKNFYIVNHKDVNRVVLKYRPTVSMSQECYAIIRSSLHGDFLYRIHGTYKVRRKIKEKMVLYNSCCLYNFNVNLFNPFNCKVRVKCRFKERGTNQLCNNRDGTEGTKEKDIDDGQYITSLQKEQVLLNNERNYLKILNKENFKIKMRRHFTIMMTYFSKEAYSRRTVLIVMKPFRRDEIHGDVPPMITYEYDFVFNNLLRSGRIRDEVRCIPLVGESNNAGGRGNRGEKQRSLECEDLGVSTSCCWNSGVDEPGTGSRAGGNFTTRRSEEGCTEAIPSEGGHAEVIPSEGGHAEVNPFEGGHAEAIPSEASDGEEAHPSEQSESNHTSRSPSASSERSHFTLNASEFGTADVLDGELKLEDANTSEFEKHHTCFSPPGDKALWCPNDYGVEHDVTRDRVLPCAEDNNEVVQYDGKIFIESMCRTKTCVEVHIDKAKMRAGVTSPQGVDQLERKEQDGKEQDRKEQDRKEQQMKKQEREEQEMKKQEMKKQEGQNNALHRNVQRGKYNYKIFLLNVKNIRKSVDSVGDNSGRGGGGCGGTVGMDVKMNTLLFDVNEGLLNDYLYVHIVEDTDARLVLNLELLAFLPFHCSFDVLVSRAEGEGAAHEGEGAAGEAYKVAEESRGGETRCRRTTLDQNHISVEIFNCMNVSRQYLNINVDEHLCGETKLNIFYNHTRDSYFDAYVVRHNQLNSSSCLSNEILNFEVKPKCGILKHGSYNKFFITRTNKNGVLSFNNSFLLLIKTERSVFSYMVFSHYRAAPSDALATVGA